In Silene latifolia isolate original U9 population chromosome X, ASM4854445v1, whole genome shotgun sequence, the following proteins share a genomic window:
- the LOC141618579 gene encoding uncharacterized protein LOC141618579, whose protein sequence is MENILICQDIIKLPRCLIKMELQKAYATVEWDDLLLFSKGDSYSMMTVLRPFATFSKAYGLNLSKGKSNAYFNGVPDSLKAEIMQVSGLVEGALPFRRSPLVSWDKVCKPKQEGGLGLMNDIIWNKAAVRKLVWWLATKPDHLWVRLVNHTYLRGQNWQSYSPNTASSWCWRKICQTKEIFSVAYQQQTWSTQNGQEYTVAKGYEWLREKGQKVQWCGYIWNKWSIPKHSFISWIYQHGNMNTNAKLCNLGIKEDNTCYICGSGVEDMDHLFFDCRYGREFIAIVGEWLRLDIPADGLLD, encoded by the exons ATGGAGAACATACTGATTTGCCAAGATATTATTAAGCTCCCTAGATGTCTGATTAAGATGGAATTACAGAAAGCATATGCCACTGTTGAATGGG atgatctttTGCTCTTCAGTAAGGGAGACTCCTATTCCATGATGACAGTCCTAAGACCCTTTGCTACCTTTTCTAAGGCTTATGGCTTGAATTTAAGCAAAGGGAAATCGAATGCTTACTTTAATGGTGTCCCTGACAGTTTGAAGGCAGAAATTATGCAGGTTTCAGGCTTGGTGGAGGGAGCTTTACCATTTAG GAGATCTCCCTTAGTCTCATGGGACAAAGTTTGCAAACCAAAACAGGAAGGGGGCTTAGGGCTGATGAATGACATTATATGGAATAAAGCTGCAGTTAGAAAGCTGGTATGGTGGTTAGCTACAAAGCCTGATCACCTTTGGGTGAGATTGGTTAATCATACATATCTAAGAGGTCAGAATTGGCAGTCATATTCTCCTAATACAGCCTCAAGCTGGTGTTGGAGGAAAATATGTCAAACGAAAGAGATTTTCTCTGTAGCTTATCAGCAACAAACTTGGTCGACTCAAAATGGCCAGGAATATACTGTAGCAAAAGGATATGAATGGTTGAGGGAGAAGGGGCAAAAAGTTCAATGGTGTGGATACATTTGGAACAAATGGTCCATCCCAAAGCACAGCTTTATTTCATGGATTTATCAACATGGTAACATGAACACTAATGCCAAATTATGTAATTTAGGGATCAAAGAAGACAATACCTGCTATATCTGCGGCAGTGGAGTTGAAGACATGGATCACCTTTTCTTCGACTGCAGATACGGTAGAGAATTCATTGCCATTGTAGGGGAGTGGTTGCGCTTGGACATACCTGCTGATGGTCTCTTAGATTAG